One Parashewanella spongiae genomic window, TGCCATTGGTTAATGCCCCAAGTATGTCACCCGGACGTAGTTTTTGCTTCTTACCACCGTCAATTTGAATGGTTTTCATCAGCGGTGCTGGCGGAAAGATATCTAATGTACTTAATGGCGGTAATTCTTCGTTGGTAATCTCACGACCCAAAGATTCTGCTATTAGTTCTGTAATATAACCGTGTTCATTGAAAAAGGTATAAGCACTACCCTTACATCCAGCACGACCTGTACGCCCTACTCTATGTGTATGCACTTCAGCATCAAACGCTAAATGGTAGTTAAATACTGCATCAAGTGAATCAATGTCGAGACCACGCGCTGCAACATCAGTTGCTACTAAAATATTGATACTCTTGTTAGCAAACTGAAGTAATACTCTGTCACGATCTCTTTGCTCTAAATCACCATGAATAGCCAAAGCGCTAAAACCTCTATCAGCTAATTCATCGGCAACTTGTTGGGTTTCTCGTTTGGTATTACAAAACACTACGGCACTTTGCGGCTGTTTGTCTAAAATAAGCAATTGCAATGCTTGCATACGTTCATCGTTCGTTTTTAAACGATAAAAATGTTGCTCAATACTGTCGCTATTATGTGTTTCTTTCACCGTAACTCTTTTTGGTGAATACATAATACTTTCTGTCATTTTTTTAATTTGCTTAGGGAAAGTCGCACTGAATAATAGTGTCTGACGTTCAATTGGCATTTCAGCCAAAATTTGATCTACCGCATCTTGAAAACCCATTTCTAGCATGCGATCGGCTTCGTCCAAAATAAGCATATTTACATGACTTAAATCTAGGCGACCACGACTAAGATGATCCGTAATACGACCCGGAGTACCAACAATAATATGAGCGCCATGCTCTAATGAACCAATTTGCGGCCCCATTGGTACGCCACCACAAAGGGTAAGTACTTTTATATTGTGAATACCTCGCGCCAGTGTACGAATTTCTTTTGCTACTTGGTCAGCCAATTCACGAGTTGGGCATAACACGACTGATTGAATACGAAAACGCTTCACATCAAGTTTATGCAGTAAACCTAAACCAAATGCGGCAGTTTTACCTGAGCCGGTCTTTGCTTGTCCAATCACATCCTGTCCAGTTAAAATTAACGGCAAGCTTTCAGCTTGGATTGGTGTCATCGTTTGATACCCCATGGTATCAAGATTTGTAATTAATTCACTTTTCAAAGCTAACGATGAAAAAGCTGTTACTGGTTTTGCGGTTTGTGATGAAGACTGCTGAGATTCGCTCAAGATGTGTTTCCTAATTCTATTTCAATAACGCGTTTTATTTATCTGGCTAGATCTTACCAAAGTTTAAGTTATCTCACTCGCTTTTAAACGAATTATTATCATTATGATCCGTTAGCAACTTGGGCGTTTGCTAATCACATCATATACCATTTTGAAATAACTGCTTATTTCAATGGCTAAGAGTTAGGGTCTGTTGATCTTTCGTGATTGTTTTTGCAGCGATAAATTGGTTATTTTATGCAAGGCAGAGTTTGTGAGGTTTGGTTATTCCAAATAAAAAAACGATAACGCAGCAGAAATGACCAATTTACGCTGTCTTCGATGCTTTTGAGCATTCACTGTTCTGTGTTGTGACCAGCTCACTTAGATAGCTAAGCATCACTGCTCACGCCTTGAACAGATAAATGCTCAATAGCACAAAATTTAATCCTAAAAGATCAACAGACTCTAGGACTGTAATACAACTGTCATCTTTACGTCATACAATCCTCAACGTCAAAAAGGACTCGTAAATTTGTTACTTTTTCAACAATTTTGCACGCAGCGATTTAAATAGAGGTTCTTAATGGAAAGTCAGGTAAAACAACCTGGTTCAAGCTCCCAGATACTGTTTGCAAACAGTTCTGCTAGTCGTCGGACATTTAAAGATAAAGCCGTTAAAGTCGGTGTTGCTATTGGTGGCACTATGGTTTTTGTTGCGCTTTTACTCATCTTCTTTTATCTACTATATGTCATAAAACCTATCTTCGATGGTGCTTCGATCAATCAAGCCAATTCGATTACGGTCGAAAGTCAAAGTACTCCCAGCCTTCTTGTTGGCAGTGACGAACAAAATGAAGTTATTTATAGGGTATCTCAAAGTGGTGAAGTTGAATTCTTTTCAGTTTTATCTGGTGAGAAACTTCTAGACTTTAAACCACAACTCCCTGATGGTGTTACCGTAGTAAGTAGCAACAAAGCGATACCCAGCGAACAAATGTTTGCTTTAGGCCTAAGTAATGGTCAGGCTTTATTGCTTTCCATTAAATTTGGTGTCAGTTATCCAAACAACAAACGTGTTACCACTCCTAAAATTGATTTCCCAGCTGGAGATGAACCTCTGTTAATCGATGAAGTCGGTTCTCCATTACAACAATTATCTTTCGAATACACCAACGAACAAATGACTTTTGCTTATTTAAGCCCTACTGGCTGGAAGCTTAAACGCTTTATTGGCGAAGAAAACATGATGACGGAAGAAATTGAATGGACTTCAGAAGAAACAGATCTGGCTGATTCACCAATAAATGTCGATCAAGTGATCGTTACTCCAGATCAACGACAGTTTATGCTCAAAGCCATTGACAAAGTATTCGTTTACGATATTCGTTACTTAGACGAGGCTAAACTGCTTCAAGTTATCAACCTTGAACATTCTGATACCAAAGTCGTCGATATAAAACTATTAGCTGGTGCTAGCTCTATTATTGCCGCTTACGAGTCCGGAAAAGTTAGTCAATATTTCCAAGTTAACGGAGATAAAGGACGCTTATATCAACTAATCCGTGGATTTGATGACATTCCGCCAATCGCTAATGTCGCAACAGAGTTTTATCGGAAAAGTTTTTTTGTTGCAAGCCCTGAAGGTGAACTCACCTTGCTTTATACCACCAGTCAACGTGAACTATTAAGACAAAAATTTAATATCGGTAAGCCACAATCTATGGGCTTTAACCCCCGTTCAAACGGTTTAGTTGTTGATACGGGAAACAAAATTCACCTTTTTTCGGTTGATAACCAGCATCCTGAAGTTTCATGGAGCGCGTTATGGAACAAGGTTTGGTACGAGAGTTACCCTGAACCTCAATATGTGTGGCAATCAACATCCGGTACTGCTGATTTTGAAGCAAAATTAAGCTTAATGCCGTTAGCATTTGGCACCATGAAAGCGGCGTTTTATGCCATGTTATTTGCGGTTCCATTAGCAATTGCAGGTGCGATATATACAGCATATTTTATGTCCGCCAAAGTAAGAAGCGTGGTTAAACCAACCATTGAAATAATGGAAGCCTTGCCTACTGTTATTTTAGGTTTCTTGGCTGGACTCTGGTTAGCCCCTTTAATTGAAGAGCATCTACCCGGTATTGTGATGCTACTCATTATGTTACCGATATCAATATTAGTGTCTGCATTGTGCTGGAGTAAACTCCCTATGAAATGGAAGCAGCGCCTTCCTGAAACATATCAAGAGCTAATGCTAATTCCTGTGATTTGTTTTGTTGGCTGGGCAGCCTTTTCATTAAGCCCAGCAGTTGAAATTGCCTTTTTTGGTGGAGATACAAGGCAGTTTATCACTAATGACTTAGGCATTACGTTCGACCAACGAAACGCTTTAGTTGTCGGTATTGCTATGGGTTTTGCGGTTATCCCAACTATTTTCTCAATTGCAGAAGATGCCATCTTTTCAGTACCTCGCCATTTATCAAATGGCAGCTTGGCACTTGGTGCAACTCAATGGCAAACTCTCATTCGTGTTGTATTACTTACTGCAAGCCCTGGGATTTTCTCTGCTGTAATGATGGGGCTTGGACGTGCCGTTGGTGAAACTATGATTGTTCTTATGGCAACGGGTAACACTGCAATTATGGAATGGAGCGTACTCGAAGGTATGAGAACACTTGCAGCAAACATTGCAGTAGAAATGCCTGAATCAGCAATTGGTAGCTCACATTACAGAGTCTTGTTCTTAGCTGCTTTTGTATTATTTGTCTTTACATTCTTCTTTAATACGATTGCAGAAGTCGTTAGACAAAGATTACGTGAAAGATATAGCTCACTTTAAGTTGAGACATCAAGGAATAATAATGATCGATTTAACTGCGCTAATAAATGTACAAGAGATTGTATTACAGAACTGGAGAGATTTGAGAAATGGGTAATTGGTTTAAATCTGGCTCTCCTTGGATTTGGATGACAAGCGGAGCTGTAAGTTTAAGTCTAATCGCTGTATTAGGACTTTTATTATTAATTGCAAGCCGCGGTTTAAGTTATTTCTGGCCTAATAGTATTTATGAATGGGAACTTGTAGATTATAACGGCAAGAAAACAACTCTTATCGGCGAAATTTACGACACTGAGTTTGTCCCTACTGAACGTTTAGAGTCTGCTGGACACAAGTTTAAACAACACCCTGGTGAAACAGTAAAACGATACTTAATTAAAACAGGTAACCGTGAGCGCGTTGGCTTAGACTTCCGTTGGGTTTTAGAAACTGACATGGTAAGCCGAACCACTCCTACTGAAATTGCTATGTTTGAACGCAGCAAAAATGGAAACTTTTATGGTTACCCTATTGCCGTAGTTGAAGAAGGAAAAAAGCTTGAAAACGAGAATTTAGAAAAGTCATTACGTGAACATATTTCTAGAGCTGTCGATCTTTCTCATCAGGCTCTATCCCTACAAAAAAGTGATATTGGCAGCATCAACTACCAACTCGAAAAATTGCGGTTGAAAGGTAAAAAATACGAACTGAATAATGAACTTACCGTTGAACGCCAGCAAGAATTTCAACAACAAACAAACAAGCTTAATGAAGATTATAAATTACTCGAAAAGCAATTTTTTGCACTAAAAACACAAGCCGCTCGAGATGCTGTTTTAGTAAAAGATATGTCAGGTGACATTGTTAAACTTCCCATGGACTCTATTTTAGACGTTTCCTTTTTCAATCGAATGGGATTTTTAGATAAAGTCGGTCATTGGTTCACAGGTGTAGGTCGATTTGTCAGCGATGATCCTAGAGAAGCAAATACTGAGGGTGGTGTGTTTCCTGCTATTTTCGGAACCGTCTTCATGGTAATGTTAATGGCAGTTATCGTTACACCTTTTGGCGTTATCGCCGCGGTTTACTTACACGAGTATGCTAAAAAAAGCACTGTAACCAAAATGATCCGAATCGCAGTGATTAATTTAGCAGGTGTACCTTCTATTGTTTATGGCGTATTTGGTCTTGGTTTCTTTGTTTATATGCTAGGTGGCTCACTGGATCAGTTATTTTACCCTGAAGCTTTGCCAACACCGACATTTGGTTCTCCCGGTGTAATTTGGTCAGCACTCACACTCGCAATTTTAACTTTACCGGTTGTTATTGTCTCGACAGAAGAAGGTTTAAGCCGAATTCCAAGCTCAGTACGTCAAGGTAGTTTAGCTTTAGGTGCAACCAAAGCAGAAACCCTATGGCGAATTATCCTACCAATGGCAAGCCCTGCAATAATGACAGGTTTAATTCTTGCGGTAGCACGAGCTGCGGGTGAAGTTGCACCTTTAATGTTGGTTGGTGTAGTAAAACTAGCACCTACTCTTCCTATTGATATGAATTTCCCTTTCATTCACTTAGAACGAAAATTCATGCACTTAGGTTTCCATATTTACGATGTCGGCTTCCAAAGTCCAAATGTTGAAGCCGCAAGACCTCTGGTATATGCCACTTCATTTTTACTGGTATCAGTAATTGTGACACTTAACTTAACAGCAATTGGTGTTCGTAACCACTTGCGTGAAAAATACCGCTCATTAGAACATTAAAAAAGCAATAGCTGATGTGATTAGGACTGAATATGATTTCTATAGATCAAACACAATTTAACACGGAAAAAGAAAAGCTTAACTTAGCTGCTCTGCCTGAGAATCAAACAGCATTGCAAATCCGTGATTTAAATTTACGTTATAGCGACAAGCCCGCACTGATTGATGTTTCGATGAGAATACCGAAGAAACAAGTTACTGCTTTTATTGGGCCAAGTGGTTGTGGTAAATCTACTTTACTACGCTGCATTAACCGTATGAATGATTTGGTTGATAACTGCCATATTGACGGGGAAATACTGCTTCACGGACAAAACATTTATGATAAAGGTGTTGATGTTGCCGCTTTACGTCGCAATGTCGGAATGGTTTTCCAGCGCCCTAACCCTTTTCCAAAGTCAATTTACGAAAATGTAGTTTATGGATTGCGTCTTCAAGGAATCAATAACCGTCGTTTACTAGACGAAGCGGCTGAACGCTCTCTCAGAGGCGCAGCTATATGGGATGAAGTTAAAGACCGACTACATGATAACGCTTTCGGGTTATCTGGTGGTCAACAGCAGCGTCTGGTTATCGCTAGAGCTATCGCAATTGAACCTGAAGTTCTACTATTAGATGAACCAACTTCAGCATTGGATCCTATATCAACATTGACGATTGAAGAATTAATTACTGAATTAAAATCAAAATATACGGTTGTTATTGTCACCCATAACATGCAACAAGCGGCAAGAGTATCTGATCAAACAGCATTTATGTACATGGGAAATTTAATCGAGTATGAAGATACCAATACTATTTTCACTACTCCACGCCAAAAGAAAACTGAAGACTATATTACCGGCCGATATGGATAGTAATCTTGCTCAGCAAGTTAAGTGTTTAAGAATTTTGAGGTTAACATGGATAACATTAGTTTAAATAAGCATATTTCTGGGCAGTTTAATGCTGAATTAGAAGATATTCGTAATCGTGTTCTGGCTATGGGCGGTTTAGTTGAAAGACAACTGGAACAGTCGTTAGATGCATTAAGTTCTTTGGATTCGAATTTAGCTAAAAAGATAATCGAAGGCGACCACAGAGTTAATGGTATGGAAGTATCAATTGATGAGGAGTGTGCACGCATCATTGCAAAGCGTCAACCCACAGCCAGCGATCTTCGCCTCATTATAACAACGACAAAAACCATTACTGATTTAGAACGCATAGGTGACGCTTGCGTTCGTATTGCCAAGTCAGCTTTAGAGAAACGCACCAATAACCAACAGCCTCTATTAGTCAGTATTGAAAGTATGGGCCGTCATGCGACTCGTACTCTTCATTCCACCTTAGACGCATTAGCGCGCATGGATGCCGATGCTGCATTAGAGATCCATAAAGAAGATGTTAAGCTAGATAAAGAATATGAAGGCATTATCCGCCAACTCATGACTTACATGATGGAAGATCCGCGTTCAATTCCCGGTGTGTTAGACGTGCTATGGGCTGCGAGGGCTATTGAGCGTGTAGGTGATCGTTGTAAAAACATATGCGAATACATTATTTATTACGTCAAAGGAAAAGATGTGCGCCATACTTCATATGAAGATATGGAAAAGGATGTTCAGAGCTAACCAAATCAATTATTTAAAGTTTAAATATACCCGTAATAACTTTCACTGATTGCGGGTATATATTTATGAGATTTATCATTTTAAATTAATATTAGTAACTTAGTCAGCCTACTTTGTTTCATTTTGGGCAGGTATCACCAGCCGTGATTGGGTGTTCAAGATCAATATTTACGTCCCAGACTAAGGGGTTAAATGGATCCCAAAATTTGAAAGTGCCATTAGAAATCAAAGGTGCGATATCAAATTTTAAAGGATCTGGTTTCCCAATGTCGATTACGACCTGTCCCGAATCAAATGAGCAAGTTGCATCTACATAATGTTCTGTATGTCTAATTTTTCTATCAAGTAAATGAGCGTCACATTTGTAAACATTCATTTCGATGTAATCACCTTTATAAACAATTGCATTTGCCATACTTGATATTGAAAAAACTAGAGGAATTGCAACGTATTTTATATTCATAATTAACTCCAATTACCAGTCTCTAACAAAATCAGCTTACTGTTATTAAAATAAAAACGTAGTTTAATTAAATATGCTCCTCCACTTTTTAAGTAATTAATATGGAAAAACTTAAAATTTAAAATCCCCCCAAGCTTTGTATCTATAAAATTTGATACTATCAGGGTAAATAAAAACATATAATAAGTAGAAAATATAAATTAGTTCTTCACTATCTAACGAAAATATAACTACGAACGTTTCAATTGCTTAAAAGTTAATATACAAAAAACACCTTTAAAAACACAGTAAACACTTAACAAAATAAATTTAGCCAATAGACTTTATTGCACTATTGTTAACATGCTAACCGTACAGTATTAATAATTGCCCTTCTATAGACAACTTGATAAGACTCTAATTATGGGATAAGGAAAAAATGATGAAAGAATTAATAGTTAAAGACTTTATGCAATCCCACGTTCCAACAATAAACCCCGAAACTGAACTCAGTAAAGCAATTGATTTATTAAAAAAACACCATTTGATTGGTTCGCCTGTCACTGACACTGATAAAAAGCCCATAGGTTACCTTTCAGAACATGAATTACTTAAACCTATGCTACATGCTAGCTATTACTGCGACTCAAACTTAAAAGTTTCGGATGTTATGCGACATGAATCACTTACCGTTTCCGAAACTAGCTCTCTATTTAACCTTGCTGAAAAAATGCTAGAAGCAAAACCTAAAAATTATCCTGTTGTAAACGAAAAAGGCCAAATCATTGGCGTTATCACCCGGACTCACGTTCTTGCTGCCCTCTCAGAAGCCTACAATCATTGTCACCCGGTTTAGTCATGGATTATTTACTATAAGGGCTTAATTCATTTCGCATTAAGCCCTTATCAACAAAAGTAAGGGCATTTATTGATTTTATTACTGACTCTCTGGCTTCATAAAAGTATTTAATACTTAACTATTTGTCTTATAAAAAATTATGCTTTCAACTTAACCGTCAATATGTTATTTTTTGGCTGGAATTTTTAACATGTCATTTGCAAATAAATTACATGGAGAAGCAATAAATGTACATAATCCTAAGTATGGCGGCTTTAATGTATGCCTTCTTTATGGCTTGTAATGCGCTTGATCGTTCAGAAGAAAAAGAAGGGCATAATCGCAATTCCTATCTTTGGTGTATTTGGTTTGGGTTTACTATCCGTCTTCAGGGACTTGTTTCGATATTTTATGCTGGCTACGAATATTTCGTAACTGGATACACTATAGAGCAGCCAGTTTTAGCATTAATCGGTGTGCTAATGTTTACTATGTCATTCACTGTCTTAAACAAAAATAAAATTGCTTGGTTTGTAGCCACAGCTATTACACTCAACCCGATATACTGGGTACTCAACGTTATTTATTTCACAAAAAATAAAGAATGTTTTAAATAATACCAATTAGATAAAGTCATTGAGTGTGGGTCTTTTA contains:
- the phoU gene encoding phosphate signaling complex protein PhoU, with amino-acid sequence MDNISLNKHISGQFNAELEDIRNRVLAMGGLVERQLEQSLDALSSLDSNLAKKIIEGDHRVNGMEVSIDEECARIIAKRQPTASDLRLIITTTKTITDLERIGDACVRIAKSALEKRTNNQQPLLVSIESMGRHATRTLHSTLDALARMDADAALEIHKEDVKLDKEYEGIIRQLMTYMMEDPRSIPGVLDVLWAARAIERVGDRCKNICEYIIYYVKGKDVRHTSYEDMEKDVQS
- the dbpA gene encoding ATP-dependent RNA helicase DbpA, coding for MSESQQSSSQTAKPVTAFSSLALKSELITNLDTMGYQTMTPIQAESLPLILTGQDVIGQAKTGSGKTAAFGLGLLHKLDVKRFRIQSVVLCPTRELADQVAKEIRTLARGIHNIKVLTLCGGVPMGPQIGSLEHGAHIIVGTPGRITDHLSRGRLDLSHVNMLILDEADRMLEMGFQDAVDQILAEMPIERQTLLFSATFPKQIKKMTESIMYSPKRVTVKETHNSDSIEQHFYRLKTNDERMQALQLLILDKQPQSAVVFCNTKRETQQVADELADRGFSALAIHGDLEQRDRDRVLLQFANKSINILVATDVAARGLDIDSLDAVFNYHLAFDAEVHTHRVGRTGRAGCKGSAYTFFNEHGYITELIAESLGREITNEELPPLSTLDIFPPAPLMKTIQIDGGKKQKLRPGDILGALTNGNDLTGAQIGKIHITDIRAFVAVEQALAKKALRKITSGKIKGRTFRAWLV
- a CDS encoding ABC transporter permease subunit, which codes for MESQVKQPGSSSQILFANSSASRRTFKDKAVKVGVAIGGTMVFVALLLIFFYLLYVIKPIFDGASINQANSITVESQSTPSLLVGSDEQNEVIYRVSQSGEVEFFSVLSGEKLLDFKPQLPDGVTVVSSNKAIPSEQMFALGLSNGQALLLSIKFGVSYPNNKRVTTPKIDFPAGDEPLLIDEVGSPLQQLSFEYTNEQMTFAYLSPTGWKLKRFIGEENMMTEEIEWTSEETDLADSPINVDQVIVTPDQRQFMLKAIDKVFVYDIRYLDEAKLLQVINLEHSDTKVVDIKLLAGASSIIAAYESGKVSQYFQVNGDKGRLYQLIRGFDDIPPIANVATEFYRKSFFVASPEGELTLLYTTSQRELLRQKFNIGKPQSMGFNPRSNGLVVDTGNKIHLFSVDNQHPEVSWSALWNKVWYESYPEPQYVWQSTSGTADFEAKLSLMPLAFGTMKAAFYAMLFAVPLAIAGAIYTAYFMSAKVRSVVKPTIEIMEALPTVILGFLAGLWLAPLIEEHLPGIVMLLIMLPISILVSALCWSKLPMKWKQRLPETYQELMLIPVICFVGWAAFSLSPAVEIAFFGGDTRQFITNDLGITFDQRNALVVGIAMGFAVIPTIFSIAEDAIFSVPRHLSNGSLALGATQWQTLIRVVLLTASPGIFSAVMMGLGRAVGETMIVLMATGNTAIMEWSVLEGMRTLAANIAVEMPESAIGSSHYRVLFLAAFVLFVFTFFFNTIAEVVRQRLRERYSSL
- a CDS encoding CBS domain-containing protein, whose amino-acid sequence is MMKELIVKDFMQSHVPTINPETELSKAIDLLKKHHLIGSPVTDTDKKPIGYLSEHELLKPMLHASYYCDSNLKVSDVMRHESLTVSETSSLFNLAEKMLEAKPKNYPVVNEKGQIIGVITRTHVLAALSEAYNHCHPV
- the pstA gene encoding phosphate ABC transporter permease PstA; this translates as MGNWFKSGSPWIWMTSGAVSLSLIAVLGLLLLIASRGLSYFWPNSIYEWELVDYNGKKTTLIGEIYDTEFVPTERLESAGHKFKQHPGETVKRYLIKTGNRERVGLDFRWVLETDMVSRTTPTEIAMFERSKNGNFYGYPIAVVEEGKKLENENLEKSLREHISRAVDLSHQALSLQKSDIGSINYQLEKLRLKGKKYELNNELTVERQQEFQQQTNKLNEDYKLLEKQFFALKTQAARDAVLVKDMSGDIVKLPMDSILDVSFFNRMGFLDKVGHWFTGVGRFVSDDPREANTEGGVFPAIFGTVFMVMLMAVIVTPFGVIAAVYLHEYAKKSTVTKMIRIAVINLAGVPSIVYGVFGLGFFVYMLGGSLDQLFYPEALPTPTFGSPGVIWSALTLAILTLPVVIVSTEEGLSRIPSSVRQGSLALGATKAETLWRIILPMASPAIMTGLILAVARAAGEVAPLMLVGVVKLAPTLPIDMNFPFIHLERKFMHLGFHIYDVGFQSPNVEAARPLVYATSFLLVSVIVTLNLTAIGVRNHLREKYRSLEH
- the pstB gene encoding phosphate ABC transporter ATP-binding protein PstB; protein product: MISIDQTQFNTEKEKLNLAALPENQTALQIRDLNLRYSDKPALIDVSMRIPKKQVTAFIGPSGCGKSTLLRCINRMNDLVDNCHIDGEILLHGQNIYDKGVDVAALRRNVGMVFQRPNPFPKSIYENVVYGLRLQGINNRRLLDEAAERSLRGAAIWDEVKDRLHDNAFGLSGGQQQRLVIARAIAIEPEVLLLDEPTSALDPISTLTIEELITELKSKYTVVIVTHNMQQAARVSDQTAFMYMGNLIEYEDTNTIFTTPRQKKTEDYITGRYG